Sequence from the Anaerolineales bacterium genome:
AAGCGTCGAGGCCGGCGCATCCACACAGGCATCCTCCGATGCGATCGACGTGCACCCCATCGAACCTCTGCCCGGAGAAGGCTTTCAAGGACCCAACAGCGGCGACGGTCTCCTCGCAGACGATTTGACGGACGCAAGCTCATTTCCCGAGGTCGAAGCGGATTTCTCCCGCATCGCGGAGCGCCTGAATGCCCGGCGTCAGGCTGCGGACGAGGATCGCCGCTTCCCTGCGTACATCATCCTGTCGAGTCGAACGCGCCTGATTCAAGTTTTCGGCGAGGAAAAATTCAAAGAGATCGATCTGGCAATCGTGACTTTGACCGAAACCATCCGCAAGAGACCCGGGTGGACCGCCTATCATGTGTACATCGACGATCCGTCTTCGTTTGAAAACTTCAAAATGCAGCCTGCAGATCCGGCGAACGCCTGGCAAATAAAGCTGCGACTTGCCGATCTCGATCAAGCCTTGAAACTGCGCGGCGAAATGATCGGCGCGCTGCTGCTCGTCGGCGGTGATCGCATCCTGCCCTTCCATCGATTGCCCAATCCCGTCGACGATGACGACGATTATGTATTTTCCGACAACCCCTACGCAACGACGGACGAAAATTACTTTGCTCCGCAGTGGGCGGTCGGCCGCCTGCCGTCGGGCGACTCGGCCGATTTGATCATCCACCAGCTTGAAAAGATGATCGTCGATCACCGCATTGCAGTTCAGAGCGTTGGATTAATGACGCGCATCCGAATATGGCTCTACCTGCGCCTGGAACGTTTTCTGCGGCGTAAGCCGCGTTCTTTGGGATATACCGCCAGCATCTGGCGCAAAGCCTCCTTGGCGGTTTACAAATCGATTGGCGAACCCAGATCGCTGCTGACTTCCCCTCCGGCACAAGCAGCCCAGATCGCACCGATCGTGACGCATCCCTTCCATTATTCCTACTTCAACCTTCATGGTCTGGAAGACGCACCGGAATGGTTCGGCCAACGCGATCCCATGATGGACAGCGGATCGGGTCCGGACTTCCCCATCGCCTTCCGTCCTGAAGACGTCGTCAACAGCGGACGAGCACCCAAAGTCATATATACCGAGGCTTGCTACGGAGCGAACATCGAGGGCAAGTCCATCGATTCGGCGCTGTGCCTGAAGTTCCTCGATTCAGGAACGCGGACTTTCGTCGGCTCGACGAAAGTCTCCTATGGATCTGTCACCACACCGCTGATCGCAGCCGATCTCCTCGGGCATCTCCTCTGGGGCCAGGTCAACCAAAGGATCCCTGCGGGCGAGGCGCTGCGAAGGGCGAAACTCCTGTTGGCCGCCGAAATGCATCGACGCCAGGGGTATCTCGACGGCGAAGATCAAAAGACGCTGATCTCTTTCGTTCTCTTCGGCGATCCACTCTATAACCCGGCCGTCCAACTTGCACGCCCCGGACAAAAATTAGTCGTACGCAGAAAGTCCCGGCCGAAGGAGATGAAGACCGTGTGTGCGCTTGGGGTCGAAGATCTCGCCGACGTCGATGATCCTGCGGAAATCGAGCGCGTGAAAAGCATCGTTGCCAAATATCTACCGGGAATGGTGGACGCGCACTGCCGCATCCATCCACAACCCATGTACGGATGTGAGAGCACTCAACATCAATGCCCCTCGAATCAACTCGGGATCAAACGACTCGTTGCAGGTGAACAGACCACACACGTGTATACGTTCGCCAAGCACGTCGTGGACGGTTCCCGGCGCCACGCACATTTCGCCCGCCTCACACTTGATTCAAGCGGTCAGGTGCTCAAGTTTTCGGTCTCTCGATGAAACCGGTCAGGCATAGAACTTGCATGATACGCAACCACGGAGGAACACAAACACGATGAGCACCGCCATCCCGCGTCTTGGTTATGTGTACCGCAACGATGATCTGCACTATACGCAAGACGACCTGCGCACCTGGTTGCCGGTACTTATATCGCTCAACACGCGCTGGCTGACGTTGTACGCATCCAGCGAACGCACCGTTCCCGAACATTTTCTAGGCGGCATAATCGAGGCGGGCATCGAACCTGTGATCCTGATACGCGCCAAATTGGGAGAGACGAATCCCCATGCGTTACATCCTTTGCTGCGAAGCTACGCCCGCTGGGGAGTCCACTACGTCGTCGTATACGACCGCCCCAACTTACGCGGGAATTGGAACACTGCGGAATGGAACCGGCGCGGGATCGTCGAACGCTTCCTCGATCGGACCATTCCGCTGTTGGAGTATCAACAATCGCTGGGGTTGAAACCGGTATTCGCTCCGCTCGAACCTGGCGGGGATTACTGGGACACAGCATTCCTTCGAAGTGCATTCGAATCGCTTGTACGCCGCGGAAAATCCGACTTGCTCGAAAGTTTGCATCTGGGTGTTTACGCCTGGACCTACGATAAGCCGCTCGGTTGGGGTGCGGGAGGCCCCTCTCAGTGGCCCGAAGCGCGTCCGTATCACACCCCTTCCAATTGCCAGGATCAAATCGGTTTCCGCACTTTCGAATGGTACGCGGAATTAACCGCCCAGAGTATCGGCCGGGTTCCGCCAATGCTCGTTATCGCAGGAGGTGCCGTTCCCGACCTCGCGGTAGAGACAGATCACACCACGGCCCAGATCGAACAGAACGTGAGTATTCTGCGCGCGTTGAACGGAACGGACATTCCGGAGTACGTGCTGAATTTTGCCTTTTACTGTCTCTCTGCGGATTCGGAGCGACCAGGCAGCAATGCTGGTTGGTTCACCGAAGAAACGCAGCCAAAGCCCATCGTAGAGGCGATCCAAAAAGTCCTATCCTCCGGGGAGAAGAAACCCGCGGGCCTCACTCCGAAATCGTTGGATCATTACGTCCTGCTGCCCAATGACGTGGAACTGAACTCTGCCTTCGCAGAATTATCCGGCTTTATTCAACAACACAAACCCGTGCTCGGGTTCTCTAAAATTGAGGCTCGTATGGCCCACAAAGTCACCCTCGTCGGTGGGGAAAGCGAGTTTCCCCGGGCATTCGAACGGGATCTGGCCGACGACGGTTGTCTGGTCGACCGGATCACCACCGCTCCCGATCGCATCCAGTTGGGGCCGCGCGTCACACGAGGCCTGGGCGCCGGCGGTGATCCACGTATCGGCGCTTCTGCTGCGATGGAAAGCAGCCAGGAAATCGCCAAGGCACTCAAGGGCGCCGACATGGTGTTCATCACCGCAGGCATGGGAGGCGGCACGGGAACAGGCGCAGCGCCCGTTGCAGCGGAAATCGCCAAAGAAAACGGAGCTGTCGTCGTCTCGGTCGTGACCCTGCCGTTTGCGTTCGAGATGAAACGGCGGGCCCAGAACGCACTCGAAGGGGTTCGAAAACTGCAGCCCCATTCACACACGTTGATCACCGTTCCCAATGACCGCCTGCTCCAGATCGCTCCCAAAGATCTCAGCCTGGAAGTGGCTTTCCGCCTGGCCGATGATGTCTTGCGGCAAGGCGTTCAAGGGATAGCCGAATTGATAATGCGTCCGGGATTGATGAACGTCGACTTCGCCCACGTACGGCAGCTAATCCTCAACGGTGGTGGTGCGCTGATGGCCATCGGTTTGAGTGAAGGGCCGAACAAAGCCAAGGAAGCGACGCATCAAGCGATGACCCATCCGCTTTTGGAAATCGATAGCATCTCCCAGGCCACTGGCGTTTTGGTCCATTACACCGGCGGATCGGATTTGACTCTTCACGAAGTCGGCGACGCGGTCGAGGACTTGCGCCAGATGCTGCCTCCGGACTGCGATCTGATACTTGGCGCATCGACCGACGATATGATGTCTGGACGGGCGCAGGTGATCCTCATCGTCACCGGCATCGGCGGCCGTCCTGTGCGCGTCCTGGGAACGGAACAATCGTTTGCCATGGAAGACATT
This genomic interval carries:
- the ftsZ gene encoding cell division protein FtsZ; this encodes MSTAIPRLGYVYRNDDLHYTQDDLRTWLPVLISLNTRWLTLYASSERTVPEHFLGGIIEAGIEPVILIRAKLGETNPHALHPLLRSYARWGVHYVVVYDRPNLRGNWNTAEWNRRGIVERFLDRTIPLLEYQQSLGLKPVFAPLEPGGDYWDTAFLRSAFESLVRRGKSDLLESLHLGVYAWTYDKPLGWGAGGPSQWPEARPYHTPSNCQDQIGFRTFEWYAELTAQSIGRVPPMLVIAGGAVPDLAVETDHTTAQIEQNVSILRALNGTDIPEYVLNFAFYCLSADSERPGSNAGWFTEETQPKPIVEAIQKVLSSGEKKPAGLTPKSLDHYVLLPNDVELNSAFAELSGFIQQHKPVLGFSKIEARMAHKVTLVGGESEFPRAFERDLADDGCLVDRITTAPDRIQLGPRVTRGLGAGGDPRIGASAAMESSQEIAKALKGADMVFITAGMGGGTGTGAAPVAAEIAKENGAVVVSVVTLPFAFEMKRRAQNALEGVRKLQPHSHTLITVPNDRLLQIAPKDLSLEVAFRLADDVLRQGVQGIAELIMRPGLMNVDFAHVRQLILNGGGALMAIGLSEGPNKAKEATHQAMTHPLLEIDSISQATGVLVHYTGGSDLTLHEVGDAVEDLRQMLPPDCDLILGASTDDMMSGRAQVILIVTGIGGRPVRVLGTEQSFAMEDIPAEQSVLVQDNLDLPAFLRRRASIG